From one Rosa rugosa chromosome 4, drRosRugo1.1, whole genome shotgun sequence genomic stretch:
- the LOC133707441 gene encoding agamous-like MADS-box protein AGL11 isoform X4, producing the protein MGRGKIEIKRIENTTNRQVTFCKRRNGLLKKAYELSILCEAEVALIVFSSRGRLYEYSNNNIRNTIERYKKASSDNSGATTITEINAQESAKLRHQIQMLQNSNRHLMGDSLTNLTVKELKQLENRLERGLTRIRSKKVKIDENECESYENACMHFTTKTEQEQHEMLLAEIEYLQKREVELENENVLIRAKIAEVERLQQADLVSGAEFNAIQALASRNFFGSTMVEGEASYSQPEKKLLHLG; encoded by the exons ATGGGGCGAGGAAAGATTGAGATAAAGAGGATTGAGAACACCACCAACCGTCAAGTGACCTTCTGCAAGAGAAGAAATGGATTGTTGAAGAAAGCTTATGAGCTCTCCATTCTCTGTGAGGCTGAAGTTGCTCTCATTGTCTTCTCTAGCCGTGGCCGCCTCTACGAGTATTCTAACAACAA CATAAGAAATACTATAGAGAGGTACAAGAAGGCATCTTCCGATAACTCAGGTGCAACCACTATTACAGAAATCAATGCTCAA GAATCGGCAAAGCTGAGGCACCAAATTCAAATGCTGCAGAATTCTAACAG GCACTTAATGGGAGATTCGTTGACTAATCTGACAGTGAAAGAACTAAAGCAGCTAGAGAACAGGCTTGAACGAGGCCTTACTAGAATCAGGTCCAAGAAGGTAAAAATTGATGAAAACGAATGTGAAAGTTACGaaaatgcatgcatgcatttcACGACAAAGACCGAGCAAGAACAG CATGAAATGTTGCTTGCTGAAATTGAGTACTTGCAGAAAAGG GAGGTTGAGCTGGAAAACGAGAATGTTTTAATTCGAGCTAAG ATAGCAGAAGTTGAGAGGCTTCAGCAAGCAGACCTGGTTTCTGGGGCAGAGTTTAATGCAATCCAGGCTTTAGCTTCTCGCAATTTTTTTGGCTCCACTATGGTTGAGGGTGAGGCTTCATACTCACAGCCAGAGAAGAAATTACTCCATCTGGG ATGA
- the LOC133707441 gene encoding agamous-like MADS-box protein AGL11 isoform X2, translating to MGRGKIEIKRIENTTNRQVTFCKRRNGLLKKAYELSILCEAEVALIVFSSRGRLYEYSNNNIRNTIERYKKASSDNSGATTITEINAQYYQQESAKLRHQIQMLQNSNRHLMGDSLTNLTVKELKQLENRLERGLTRIRSKKVKIDENECESYENACMHFTTKTEQEQHEMLLAEIEYLQKREVELENENVLIRAKIAEVERLQQADLVSGAEFNAIQALASRNFFGSTMVEGEASYSQPEKKLLHLG from the exons ATGGGGCGAGGAAAGATTGAGATAAAGAGGATTGAGAACACCACCAACCGTCAAGTGACCTTCTGCAAGAGAAGAAATGGATTGTTGAAGAAAGCTTATGAGCTCTCCATTCTCTGTGAGGCTGAAGTTGCTCTCATTGTCTTCTCTAGCCGTGGCCGCCTCTACGAGTATTCTAACAACAA CATAAGAAATACTATAGAGAGGTACAAGAAGGCATCTTCCGATAACTCAGGTGCAACCACTATTACAGAAATCAATGCTCAA TATTACCAACAGGAATCGGCAAAGCTGAGGCACCAAATTCAAATGCTGCAGAATTCTAACAG GCACTTAATGGGAGATTCGTTGACTAATCTGACAGTGAAAGAACTAAAGCAGCTAGAGAACAGGCTTGAACGAGGCCTTACTAGAATCAGGTCCAAGAAGGTAAAAATTGATGAAAACGAATGTGAAAGTTACGaaaatgcatgcatgcatttcACGACAAAGACCGAGCAAGAACAG CATGAAATGTTGCTTGCTGAAATTGAGTACTTGCAGAAAAGG GAGGTTGAGCTGGAAAACGAGAATGTTTTAATTCGAGCTAAG ATAGCAGAAGTTGAGAGGCTTCAGCAAGCAGACCTGGTTTCTGGGGCAGAGTTTAATGCAATCCAGGCTTTAGCTTCTCGCAATTTTTTTGGCTCCACTATGGTTGAGGGTGAGGCTTCATACTCACAGCCAGAGAAGAAATTACTCCATCTGGG ATGA
- the LOC133707441 gene encoding agamous-like MADS-box protein AGL11 isoform X5 → MGRGKIEIKRIENTTNRQVTFCKRRNGLLKKAYELSILCEAEVALIVFSSRGRLYEYSNNNSIRNTIERYKKASSDNSGATTITEINAQYYQQESAKLRHQIQMLQNSNRHLMGDSLTNLTVKELKQLENRLERGLTRIRSKKHEMLLAEIEYLQKREVELENENVLIRAKIAEVERLQQADLVSGAEFNAIQALASRNFFGSTMVEGEASYSQPEKKLLHLG, encoded by the exons ATGGGGCGAGGAAAGATTGAGATAAAGAGGATTGAGAACACCACCAACCGTCAAGTGACCTTCTGCAAGAGAAGAAATGGATTGTTGAAGAAAGCTTATGAGCTCTCCATTCTCTGTGAGGCTGAAGTTGCTCTCATTGTCTTCTCTAGCCGTGGCCGCCTCTACGAGTATTCTAACAACAA CAGCATAAGAAATACTATAGAGAGGTACAAGAAGGCATCTTCCGATAACTCAGGTGCAACCACTATTACAGAAATCAATGCTCAA TATTACCAACAGGAATCGGCAAAGCTGAGGCACCAAATTCAAATGCTGCAGAATTCTAACAG GCACTTAATGGGAGATTCGTTGACTAATCTGACAGTGAAAGAACTAAAGCAGCTAGAGAACAGGCTTGAACGAGGCCTTACTAGAATCAGGTCCAAGAAG CATGAAATGTTGCTTGCTGAAATTGAGTACTTGCAGAAAAGG GAGGTTGAGCTGGAAAACGAGAATGTTTTAATTCGAGCTAAG ATAGCAGAAGTTGAGAGGCTTCAGCAAGCAGACCTGGTTTCTGGGGCAGAGTTTAATGCAATCCAGGCTTTAGCTTCTCGCAATTTTTTTGGCTCCACTATGGTTGAGGGTGAGGCTTCATACTCACAGCCAGAGAAGAAATTACTCCATCTGGG ATGA
- the LOC133707441 gene encoding agamous-like MADS-box protein AGL11 isoform X1: MGRGKIEIKRIENTTNRQVTFCKRRNGLLKKAYELSILCEAEVALIVFSSRGRLYEYSNNNSIRNTIERYKKASSDNSGATTITEINAQYYQQESAKLRHQIQMLQNSNRHLMGDSLTNLTVKELKQLENRLERGLTRIRSKKVKIDENECESYENACMHFTTKTEQEQHEMLLAEIEYLQKREVELENENVLIRAKIAEVERLQQADLVSGAEFNAIQALASRNFFGSTMVEGEASYSQPEKKLLHLG; this comes from the exons ATGGGGCGAGGAAAGATTGAGATAAAGAGGATTGAGAACACCACCAACCGTCAAGTGACCTTCTGCAAGAGAAGAAATGGATTGTTGAAGAAAGCTTATGAGCTCTCCATTCTCTGTGAGGCTGAAGTTGCTCTCATTGTCTTCTCTAGCCGTGGCCGCCTCTACGAGTATTCTAACAACAA CAGCATAAGAAATACTATAGAGAGGTACAAGAAGGCATCTTCCGATAACTCAGGTGCAACCACTATTACAGAAATCAATGCTCAA TATTACCAACAGGAATCGGCAAAGCTGAGGCACCAAATTCAAATGCTGCAGAATTCTAACAG GCACTTAATGGGAGATTCGTTGACTAATCTGACAGTGAAAGAACTAAAGCAGCTAGAGAACAGGCTTGAACGAGGCCTTACTAGAATCAGGTCCAAGAAGGTAAAAATTGATGAAAACGAATGTGAAAGTTACGaaaatgcatgcatgcatttcACGACAAAGACCGAGCAAGAACAG CATGAAATGTTGCTTGCTGAAATTGAGTACTTGCAGAAAAGG GAGGTTGAGCTGGAAAACGAGAATGTTTTAATTCGAGCTAAG ATAGCAGAAGTTGAGAGGCTTCAGCAAGCAGACCTGGTTTCTGGGGCAGAGTTTAATGCAATCCAGGCTTTAGCTTCTCGCAATTTTTTTGGCTCCACTATGGTTGAGGGTGAGGCTTCATACTCACAGCCAGAGAAGAAATTACTCCATCTGGG ATGA
- the LOC133707441 gene encoding agamous-like MADS-box protein AGL11 isoform X3: protein MGRGKIEIKRIENTTNRQVTFCKRRNGLLKKAYELSILCEAEVALIVFSSRGRLYEYSNNNSIRNTIERYKKASSDNSGATTITEINAQESAKLRHQIQMLQNSNRHLMGDSLTNLTVKELKQLENRLERGLTRIRSKKVKIDENECESYENACMHFTTKTEQEQHEMLLAEIEYLQKREVELENENVLIRAKIAEVERLQQADLVSGAEFNAIQALASRNFFGSTMVEGEASYSQPEKKLLHLG, encoded by the exons ATGGGGCGAGGAAAGATTGAGATAAAGAGGATTGAGAACACCACCAACCGTCAAGTGACCTTCTGCAAGAGAAGAAATGGATTGTTGAAGAAAGCTTATGAGCTCTCCATTCTCTGTGAGGCTGAAGTTGCTCTCATTGTCTTCTCTAGCCGTGGCCGCCTCTACGAGTATTCTAACAACAA CAGCATAAGAAATACTATAGAGAGGTACAAGAAGGCATCTTCCGATAACTCAGGTGCAACCACTATTACAGAAATCAATGCTCAA GAATCGGCAAAGCTGAGGCACCAAATTCAAATGCTGCAGAATTCTAACAG GCACTTAATGGGAGATTCGTTGACTAATCTGACAGTGAAAGAACTAAAGCAGCTAGAGAACAGGCTTGAACGAGGCCTTACTAGAATCAGGTCCAAGAAGGTAAAAATTGATGAAAACGAATGTGAAAGTTACGaaaatgcatgcatgcatttcACGACAAAGACCGAGCAAGAACAG CATGAAATGTTGCTTGCTGAAATTGAGTACTTGCAGAAAAGG GAGGTTGAGCTGGAAAACGAGAATGTTTTAATTCGAGCTAAG ATAGCAGAAGTTGAGAGGCTTCAGCAAGCAGACCTGGTTTCTGGGGCAGAGTTTAATGCAATCCAGGCTTTAGCTTCTCGCAATTTTTTTGGCTCCACTATGGTTGAGGGTGAGGCTTCATACTCACAGCCAGAGAAGAAATTACTCCATCTGGG ATGA
- the LOC133707441 gene encoding agamous-like MADS-box protein AGL11 isoform X6, giving the protein MGRGKIEIKRIENTTNRQVTFCKRRNGLLKKAYELSILCEAEVALIVFSSRGRLYEYSNNNIRNTIERYKKASSDNSGATTITEINAQYYQQESAKLRHQIQMLQNSNRHLMGDSLTNLTVKELKQLENRLERGLTRIRSKKHEMLLAEIEYLQKREVELENENVLIRAKIAEVERLQQADLVSGAEFNAIQALASRNFFGSTMVEGEASYSQPEKKLLHLG; this is encoded by the exons ATGGGGCGAGGAAAGATTGAGATAAAGAGGATTGAGAACACCACCAACCGTCAAGTGACCTTCTGCAAGAGAAGAAATGGATTGTTGAAGAAAGCTTATGAGCTCTCCATTCTCTGTGAGGCTGAAGTTGCTCTCATTGTCTTCTCTAGCCGTGGCCGCCTCTACGAGTATTCTAACAACAA CATAAGAAATACTATAGAGAGGTACAAGAAGGCATCTTCCGATAACTCAGGTGCAACCACTATTACAGAAATCAATGCTCAA TATTACCAACAGGAATCGGCAAAGCTGAGGCACCAAATTCAAATGCTGCAGAATTCTAACAG GCACTTAATGGGAGATTCGTTGACTAATCTGACAGTGAAAGAACTAAAGCAGCTAGAGAACAGGCTTGAACGAGGCCTTACTAGAATCAGGTCCAAGAAG CATGAAATGTTGCTTGCTGAAATTGAGTACTTGCAGAAAAGG GAGGTTGAGCTGGAAAACGAGAATGTTTTAATTCGAGCTAAG ATAGCAGAAGTTGAGAGGCTTCAGCAAGCAGACCTGGTTTCTGGGGCAGAGTTTAATGCAATCCAGGCTTTAGCTTCTCGCAATTTTTTTGGCTCCACTATGGTTGAGGGTGAGGCTTCATACTCACAGCCAGAGAAGAAATTACTCCATCTGGG ATGA
- the LOC133745549 gene encoding immune-associated nucleotide-binding protein 9-like translates to MDGSSIDVVREHPVSNAAHTVVLVGRTGNGKSATGNSILGERAFISKRSSRGVTTTTELKTAILRDGQQINVIDTPGLFDSSVKSDVISKEIVQCIKLAKDGIHAILVILSTRTRFSQEEQSAILGLQALFGSKIFDYMIVVFSGGDELEENDETLEDYLGGRDCPEPLKEILGLCGNRCVLFDNKTKDESKRVEQVQRLLSLVNLVIAQNGGRPYTDEIFAEVKKEAMKLRDQQEDVASKGYSKQEISHLNEQMQRAHDLQLKRITEMIESNMREKTMMLEQKLADEHAARLRAEQTAQKAQQSSQDEIRKLRGDLEAERRRPKPRPSRCAIM, encoded by the exons ATGGATGGAAGTTCGATTGATGTTGTCAGGGAACATCCCGTTTCTAATGCTGCTCACACTGTGGTCTTAGTTGGACGCACTGGTAATGGAAAAAGTGCAACAGGCAACAGCATCCTTGGCGAAAGAGCCTTCATTTCCAAGCGTAGCTCTAGGGGTGTCACCACCACTACTGAATTGAAGACTGCTATCTTGAGAGATGGACAACAAATTAACGTTATAGACACTCCTG GTCTTTTTGATAGTTCTGTCAAATCAGACGTTATTAGCAAAGAAATTGTCCAATGCATTAAATTGGCCAAGGATGGAATCCATGCTATTCTTGTGATTCTCTCAACTAGAACTCGGTTTTCACAAGAAGAGCAATCTGCAATCCTTGGCTTGCAAGCTCTATTTGGAAGTAAAATATTTGACTATATGATTGTTGTCTTTTCGGGAGGAGATGAGCTTGAAGAAAATGATGAGACGTTGGAAGATTATTTGGGCGGCCGTGATTGCCCGGAGCCTTTGAAG GAAATCCTTGGTCTGTGTGGAAATCGCTGTGTTCTTTTTGATAACAAGACCAAGGATGAAAGCAAGAGGGTCGAACAAGTTCAGCGGCTTCTCTCGCTTGTAAACTTGGTTATAGCACAGAATGGTGGGCGGCCATACACGGATGAGATATTTGCTGAAGTGAAG AAGGAGGCTATGAAACTTCGTGATCAACAAGAAGATGTTGCTTCAAAGGGGTATTCAAAACAAGAAATATCGCATTTGAATGAGCAGATGCAGCGTGCACATGATCTGCAGCTTAAACGAATTACTGAGATG ATTGAGTCAAACATGAGAGAGAAAACCATGATGCTTGAACAAAAGTTAGCAGATGAACATGCTGCACGACTAAGAGCAGAACAGACTGCCCAAAAGGCTCAACAAAGTTCTCAGGATGAAATCCGAAAGCTTAGAGGTGATCTAGAAGCAGAAAGGCGGCGGCCGAAACCGAGACCGTCCAGGTGTGCTATTATGTAA
- the LOC133745551 gene encoding immune-associated nucleotide-binding protein 9-like, translated as MDGSSIDADRELPFFNAARTVVLVGRTGNGKSATGNSILGKRAFTSKRSSSGVTTTTELKIAILRDGQQINVIDTPGLFDNSAKSDFIVNEISQCIKLAEDGIHAVLVVLSTRTRFSQEEKSAIRSLETLFGSKIVDYMIVVFTGGDELEENDETLEDYLGRDCPEPLKEILGLCGNRCVVFDNKTTDESKRIEQVQRLLSLVNSVIAQNGGRPYTDEKFTEVKKGAMKLRDQQEDVASLKGYSEREISPLNEQIQLAHDQQLKQITEMGELKMRENTTMLEQKLADEHAARLRAEETAQEAQQRSENEIRNLSYELQAEKRKRGRSKCAIM; from the exons ATGGATGGAAGTTCGATTGATGCTGACCGAGAACTTCCCTTTTTTAATGCTGCTCGCACTGTGGTCTTAGTTGGACGCACTGGTAATGGAAAAAGTGCAACAGGCAACAGCATTCTTGGCAAAAGAGCCTTCACTTCCAAGCGTAGCTCTAGTGGTGTCACGACTACTACTGAATTGAAGATTGCTATCTTGAGAGATGGACAACAAATTAATGTTATAGACACTCCTG GTCTTTTTGATAATTCTGCCAAATCAGACTTTATTGTCAATGAAATTTCCCAATGCATTAAATTGGCCGAGGATGGGATCCATGCTGTTCTTGTGGTTCTCTCAACTAGAACTCGCTTTTCACAAGAAGAGAAGTCTGCAATCCGTAGCTTGGAAACTCTCTTTGGAAGTAAAATCGTTGACTATATGATTGTTGTCTTTACGGGAGGAGATGAGCTTGAAGAAAATGATGAGACTTTGGAAGATTATTTGGGCCGTGATTGCCCGGAGCCTTTGAAG GAAATCCTTGGTCTGTGTGGAAATCGTTGTGTGGTTTTTGATAACAAGACTACGGATGAAAGCAAGAGGATCGAACAAGTGCAGCGGCTTCTCTCGCTTGTAAACTCGGTTATAGCACAGAATGGTGGGCGGCCATACACAGATGAGAAATTTACTGAAGTGAAG AAAGGGGCTATGAAACTTCGTGACCAACAAGAAGATGTTGCTTCTTTGAAGGGGTATTCAGAACGAGAAATATCTCCTTTGAATGAGCAGATACAGCTTGCACATGATCAGCAGCTTAAACAAATTACTGAGATG GGCGAGTTAAAGATGAGAGAGAATACCACGATGCTTGAACAAAAGTTAGCAGATGAACATGCTGCACGACTAAGAGCAGAAGAGACTGCCCAAGAGGCTCAACAAAGGTCTGAGAATGAAATCCGAAATCTTAGTTACGAACTACAAGCAGAGAAGCGGAAAAGAGGCAGAAGCAAGTGTGCTATTATGTAA